A DNA window from Thermus islandicus DSM 21543 contains the following coding sequences:
- the metF gene encoding methylenetetrahydrofolate reductase [NAD(P)H]: MKIRDLLRARRGPLFSFEFFPPKTPEGEEALFRTMEELKAFRPAFVSITYGAMGSTRERSVAWARRILDLGLTPLAHLTVAGQRREEVAKVLGRFVASGVENVLALRGDPPRGERVFRPHPEGFRYASELVALIRERYGEALSVGGAAYPEGHPESGSLEADLRHFKAKVEAGLDFAITQLFFHNAHYFGFLERARRLGIAIPILPGIMPITSYPQLRRFTEVCGASIPGPLLSRLERHQDDPEAILEIGVEHATRQVAELLEAGVEGVHFYTLNRSPATRMVLERLGFKPA, translated from the coding sequence ATGAAAATACGGGACCTCCTCCGTGCCCGCCGGGGGCCCCTGTTCTCCTTTGAGTTCTTCCCCCCCAAGACGCCCGAGGGGGAGGAGGCCCTTTTCCGCACCATGGAGGAGCTGAAGGCCTTCCGCCCCGCCTTCGTCTCCATCACCTACGGGGCCATGGGGAGCACCCGGGAAAGGAGCGTGGCCTGGGCCCGGCGCATCCTGGACCTGGGGCTCACCCCCCTGGCCCACCTCACCGTGGCCGGGCAGAGGCGGGAAGAGGTGGCCAAGGTCCTTGGGCGCTTCGTGGCCAGCGGGGTGGAGAACGTCCTCGCCCTGCGGGGCGATCCGCCGAGGGGGGAGCGGGTCTTCCGGCCCCACCCCGAGGGGTTCCGGTACGCCTCGGAGCTCGTGGCCCTGATCCGGGAGCGCTACGGGGAAGCCCTCTCCGTGGGCGGGGCGGCCTACCCCGAGGGGCACCCGGAGAGCGGGAGCCTCGAGGCCGACCTCCGCCACTTCAAGGCCAAGGTGGAGGCGGGCCTGGACTTCGCCATCACCCAGCTCTTTTTCCACAACGCCCACTACTTCGGCTTCCTGGAGCGGGCACGGCGCCTGGGGATCGCCATCCCCATCCTCCCCGGCATCATGCCCATCACCAGCTACCCGCAGCTCCGCCGCTTCACCGAGGTCTGCGGGGCCAGCATCCCGGGGCCTCTTCTCTCCAGGCTGGAGCGCCACCAGGACGACCCCGAGGCCATCCTGGAGATCGGGGTGGAACACGCCACCCGCCAGGTGGCCGAGCTCCTGGAGGCCGGGGTGGAGGGGGTGCACTTCTACACCCTAAACCGAAGCCCCGCCACCCGTATGGTTTTGGAGCGCCTGGGCTTTAAACCGGCCTAA
- a CDS encoding nicotinamidase, translating to MVEVPEIPKEAGVTLPAKETALLVVDMQNDFAHPEGALFVPDAPKTIPVIQGLLEKARARGARVVFTQDWHREDDPEFKIWPRHAVAGTWGAEIVEALKPRPQELVIQKVRYDAFYGTSLDHYLRLFGVKHVVVTGTVANICVLHTAGSAALRWYQVVLPEDATSALTPFDLQAALRQVTFLYQGKVTRAEGVDFA from the coding sequence ATGGTGGAGGTTCCCGAAATCCCCAAGGAGGCAGGCGTGACGCTTCCCGCCAAGGAAACGGCCCTCCTCGTGGTGGACATGCAGAACGACTTCGCCCATCCTGAAGGCGCCCTCTTCGTCCCCGACGCCCCCAAGACCATTCCGGTCATCCAGGGCCTTCTGGAGAAGGCCCGGGCGCGGGGGGCCAGGGTGGTCTTCACCCAGGATTGGCACCGGGAGGACGACCCGGAGTTCAAGATCTGGCCCCGGCACGCGGTGGCGGGCACCTGGGGGGCGGAGATCGTGGAGGCGCTTAAGCCTAGGCCCCAAGAGCTCGTCATCCAGAAGGTGCGCTACGACGCTTTCTACGGCACCTCCCTGGACCATTACCTCCGCCTCTTCGGGGTGAAGCACGTGGTGGTCACGGGGACGGTGGCCAACATCTGCGTGCTCCACACCGCGGGCTCGGCGGCCTTACGCTGGTACCAGGTGGTCCTCCCCGAGGACGCTACAAGCGCCCTCACCCCCTTTGACCTGCAGGCCGCCCTCCGCCAGGTGACCTTCCTTTACCAGGGCAAGGTCACCCGGGCCGAAGGGGTGGACTTTGCCTGA
- a CDS encoding histidinol-phosphatase HisJ family protein: protein MVDSHVHTPLCGHAEGSPEAYLLQARKRGLRGVVFTDHAPMPSWYDPESRMRLAELPFYVLALERVREKHPDLYVGIGLEADHHPGTEAFVAEVLRRYPWDYVIGSVHYLWAWPLDHPDHQEEYRFRDLKEVFRAYFAEVEQAARSGLFHAIGHLDLPKKFGHRLPEEALLELAEPALRAIAEGGLFLDVNTAGLRKPIGEVYPAPALLRRARELGIGLVLGSDAHRPEEVGFAFPETQALLVALGFQEAHYFREGRPVAYSLSRAS from the coding sequence ATGGTGGATAGCCACGTTCACACCCCCCTCTGCGGGCACGCCGAGGGGAGCCCGGAGGCCTATCTCCTCCAGGCGCGAAAGCGGGGGCTAAGGGGGGTGGTCTTCACCGACCACGCCCCCATGCCCTCCTGGTACGACCCGGAAAGCCGGATGCGGCTTGCCGAGCTTCCCTTCTACGTTCTGGCCCTGGAGCGGGTGCGGGAGAAGCACCCCGACCTCTACGTGGGGATCGGCCTCGAGGCCGACCACCACCCGGGAACGGAGGCCTTCGTGGCGGAGGTCCTGCGGCGCTACCCCTGGGACTACGTGATCGGGAGCGTCCACTACCTTTGGGCTTGGCCCCTGGACCACCCGGACCACCAGGAGGAGTACCGCTTTCGGGACCTAAAGGAGGTCTTCCGCGCCTACTTCGCCGAGGTGGAGCAGGCGGCCCGTAGCGGCCTCTTTCACGCCATCGGCCACCTGGACCTGCCCAAGAAGTTCGGCCACCGCCTGCCCGAGGAGGCCCTCTTGGAGCTGGCCGAGCCTGCTCTTCGGGCCATCGCCGAGGGGGGGCTTTTTTTGGACGTGAACACCGCCGGGCTCAGGAAGCCCATCGGGGAGGTCTACCCCGCCCCCGCCCTCCTCCGGAGGGCCCGGGAGCTTGGCATCGGCCTCGTCCTGGGCTCCGACGCCCACCGCCCCGAGGAGGTGGGCTTCGCCTTTCCCGAAACCCAGGCCCTCCTCGTCGCCTTGGGCTTCCAGGAGGCCCACTATTTCCGCGAGGGCAGGCCCGTGGCCTACTCCCTGTCCAGGGCCTCGTAG
- a CDS encoding sulfite oxidase-like oxidoreductase: MDRVPPGQILTERFPILTYGEEPEVSPEAWRFTLAGLVEESLTLTYEDLLALPQVDLTRDFHCVTRWSRLDVAWRGVRVRDLLERARPRPEAVAALVESYGGYTTNLLLEDLLREDVLLAHTLFGQPLPRERGGPVRLLVPHLYAWKSAKWVRAITLLDHLELGFWERLGYHWRGDPWREERFQEGPIPAASLRFRSKKT, encoded by the coding sequence ATGGACAGGGTGCCCCCCGGCCAGATCCTCACCGAGCGCTTCCCCATCCTCACCTACGGGGAGGAGCCGGAGGTTTCCCCGGAGGCGTGGCGCTTCACCCTGGCGGGCCTGGTAGAGGAGTCCCTGACCCTCACCTACGAGGACCTCCTCGCCCTGCCCCAGGTGGACCTCACCCGGGACTTCCACTGCGTGACCCGCTGGAGCCGCCTGGACGTGGCCTGGCGGGGGGTGAGGGTGCGGGACCTCCTGGAGCGGGCCCGTCCCAGGCCCGAAGCGGTGGCCGCCCTGGTGGAGAGCTACGGCGGCTACACCACCAACCTCCTCCTGGAGGACCTCCTTAGGGAGGACGTCCTCCTGGCCCACACCCTCTTCGGCCAGCCCCTCCCCCGGGAGAGGGGCGGCCCGGTGCGCCTCCTCGTCCCCCACCTCTACGCCTGGAAGAGCGCCAAGTGGGTGCGGGCCATCACCCTTTTGGACCACCTGGAGCTCGGCTTCTGGGAGCGGCTGGGGTACCACTGGCGGGGGGATCCCTGGCGGGAGGAGCGCTTCCAGGAGGGCCCCATCCCCGCCGCCAGCTTGAGGTTTAGGAGTAAAAAAACCTGA